The following proteins are co-located in the Plasmodium vinckei vinckei genome assembly, chromosome: PVVCY_11 genome:
- a CDS encoding signal recognition particle subunit SRP68, putative — protein sequence MEDTNLSQHTEMEGNDQVGSETPVAEESKVENFPQNNGETKAEKMALGEQRAGPIIPEEKISFDIFCYLIGKYKKHGLYYEEMDRFLAYVKRRRMKLRRNVLNKVKKVGNKYISKIYEPDILNNKYFELLLLDVEMCRARYVKVKTDVNNLKAPYRSKYCYLRRLKKGLDKIKFLINSISKAIDKNTELQIKCYHAYIEIAYLLEIKKYEECLSKIVEFSKLVKLIKRITINSVASNVSNTNVEHNSHKKNDEENLNENILMEKSKLFLDEEKRINEIYEYFLSNVNSYERICLYNIKKDNINKSNEKLQEEDFEEEKDKVTEIEAYQNDGKELLQIDCIDNTIIINIKNKSYKLINDGTNDSILKIKNILDNDIKTVIEYDEIIELNQNFNLNEEIKNNNFILFKFLDNYDLSFLINKYGNIFSLYNNCLSIVHEELVKSTQGDLSTNSNNKKSHNDNILMEKVWNSLENHLLSEKLYIDTERTIIVLMKGLYNVLNMNNNLKEFNFANKKTLDDVVDKMPLLHSTYRYADILKQNIDELKNIENIDIFINMLQIIKNVKSFSLACYYALTEKNAEAYALFDLVKGRNYIYINIDNSQYYNNKSLLRVSILFNRLQDILSILNNHFYFKHLAIYALQIKTKSTIKDRTLFNIDHTLFERQMKQIYLNPINVDMTQLFLEPSLLGKNIPEEKRTSVLRGLIQSFWK from the coding sequence ATGGAGGACACTAATTTGAGTCAGCATACAGAGATGGAAGGAAACGACCAAGTAGGCTCTGAAACACCAGTTGCAGAGGAATCAAAAGTTGAAAATTTTCCACAAAATAATGGTGAAACAAAAGCTGAGAAAATGGCATTGGGTGAACAGAGGGCTGGGCCAATAATTCCTGAGGAAAAAATATCCTTCGATATATTTTGCTATTTAattggaaaatataaaaaacatggATTATATTATGAAGAAATGGATCGATTTTTAGCATACGTTAAAAGAAGGAGAATGAAACTTAGAagaaatgttttaaataaagttaaaaaagttggaaataaatatatatcaaaaatatatgaacctgatatattaaataataaatattttgaattacTACTTTTAGATGTTGAAATGTGTAGAGCTAGATATGTAAAAGTTAAAACCgatgtaaataatttaaaagcACCATATAGATCtaaatattgttatttaagaagattaaaaaaagggttagataaaataaagtttttaattaattccATAAGTAAAGcaattgataaaaatacggaattacaaataaaatgttatcATGCATATATTGAAATTGCATACCttttagaaataaaaaaatatgaagaaTGTTTATCTAAAATTGTTGAATTTTCAAAACTTgtcaaattaataaaaagaattacAATAAATAGTGTAGCATCTAATGTAAGTAATACAAATGTAGAACATAACAGTCATAAGAAAAATGACgaagaaaatttaaatgaaaacattttaatggaaaaaagtaaactatttttagatgaagaaaaaagaataaatgaaatttatgaatattttttatctaatGTAAATTCATATGAGcgtatatgtttatataacaTTAAAAAGGATAACATAAACAAaagtaatgaaaaattacaaGAAGAAGATTTcgaagaagaaaaagataaagTAACAGAAATAGAGGCATATCAAAATGATGGAAAAGAATTATTACAAATAGATTGTATAGataatactattattattaatataaaaaataaaagttacaaattaattaatgatGGAACTAATGAtagtatattaaaaataaaaaatattttagacaatgatataaaaactGTTATAGaatatgatgaaataatcgaattaaatcaaaattttaatttaaatgaagaaataaaaaataataattttatactttttaaatttttagataattatgatttatcatttttaataaataaatatggaaatatattctcattatataataattgtttATCAATAGTTCATGAAGAATTAGTTAAATCAACTCAAGGTGATTTATCTACAAAttctaataataaaaaatctcataatgataatatactTATGGAAAAAGTTTGGAATAGTTTGGAAAATCATTTATTGTCTGAAAAGTTATATATAGACACAGAAAGAACAATTATAGTTTTAATGAAGGgtttatataatgtattaaatatgaataataatttaaaagaatttaattttgctaataaaaaaactttaGATGATGTTGTAGATAAAATGCCATTATTACATTCTACTTATAGATATGCAGATATacttaaacaaaatattgatgaattaaaaaatattgaaaatatagatatttttattaatatgctacaaattattaaaaatgtaaaatctTTTTCATTAGCTTGTTATTATGCTTTAactgaaaaaaatgcagAAGCATATGCATTATTTGATTTAGTTAAAGGcagaaattatatttatataaatattgacAATTCccaatattataataataaatcattattacgagtttcaattttatttaatagaTTACAAGATATTTTATCAATCCTtaataatcatttttattttaagcACTTAGCAATTTATGcattacaaataaaaacaaaatctACTATCAAAGATAGAACTCTATTTAATATTGATCATACATTATTTGAACGCCAAATGaagcaaatatatttaaatccTATAAATGTTGATATGACACAATTATTCCTTGAGCCTTCCTTATTAGGTAAAAACATTCCCGAGGAAAAAAGAACATCAGTATTAAGGGGACTCATACAATCCTTTTGGAAGTAA